One genomic region from Panthera tigris isolate Pti1 chromosome D1, P.tigris_Pti1_mat1.1, whole genome shotgun sequence encodes:
- the LOC102964073 gene encoding olfactory receptor 52K2-like codes for MLNYNRTSLHPTSFLLLGIPGLEAVHIWISIPFCLVYLVSLMGNVALLLIVKTDHKLHEPMYLFLCMLSVADLILTSSTLPKILSLFWFNYREIYFEACLAQMYLIHSLSTMESGFILAMAFDRYIAICHPLRHSTILTPAVIIGFGLGIVFRGAVLLSPHPFLLRWLSYCRTNVISHTYCEFMAVIKLVCTETKIRRAYSLIVAFLTGGLDFILIICSYVLILFTVFNLPSKAARLKTLSTCVSHVWVILVFYTPAFFSFLTHRFGHHIAPHIHIFIANIYLLIPPMMNPIIYGVKTKRIREGFFKFLIIKCV; via the coding sequence ATGTTAAATTACAACAGGACCAGTCTTCACCCAACCAGCTTTCTACTGCTTGGCATTCCGGGATTGGAGGCTGTTCACATATGGATTTCTATCCCTTTTTGTCTAGTCTACCTCGTGTCACTAATGGGAAATGTTGCCCTTCTATTAATTGTCAAGACAGACCACAAACTACACGAACCTATGTACCTCTTTCTATGCATGCTTTCAGTGGCTGATTTGATTCTTACTTCTTCTACACTTCCCAAGATACTTAGCCTCTTCTGGTTCAATTACAGAGAGATCTACTTTGAAGCCTGCCTCGCTCAAATGTATCTTATTCATTCTCTGTCTACTATGGAATCTGGATTTATCCTGGCCATGGCTTTTGACCGCTACATAGCCATTTGCCACCCATTAAGACATTCCACTATCCTGACCCCTGCAGTGATTATAGGCTTTGGTTTGGGCATTGTCTTTAGAGGAGCTGTACTCCTCAGTCCACATCCCTTTCTACTGAGGTGGCTTTCCTACTGCAGAACTAATGTCATCTCCCATACGTACTGTGAGTTTATGGCTGTGATAAAGCTAGTTTGCACTGAAACCAAGATTCGTAGAGCCTACAGCCTAATTGTGGCATTCCTGACAGGGGGATTGGATTTCATATTGATCATCTGTTCTTATGTCCTTATTCTTTTCACTGTCTTTAATCTGCCTTCGAAAGCTGCCCGCCTCAAGACCTTAAGTACATGTGTCTCCCATGTATGGGTCATCTTAGTGTTTTATACACcagcctttttctcttttctcactcaTAGGTTTGGCCACCACATCGCTCCACATATCCATATTTTTATAGCCAATATATATCTTCTTATTCCACCTATGATGAACCCTATTATCTATGGTGTAAAAACCAAGAGAATCCGGGAGGGATTCTTTAAATTCTTAATAATCAAATGTGTTTGA
- the LOC102971330 gene encoding olfactory receptor 52E4-like, translated as MPPFNTSHPSPVTFLLMGIPGLEHLHVWIGIPFCSMYVVAVVGNVSILAVVKAEQSLHEPMFFFLCMLSVTDLVLSTSTLPRMLCLFWLGVHDIAFDVCLAQMFFIHSFTAMESGFFLAMAFDRYVAICHPLHHTTILTHARITIMSIIVVIRGVAFFSPHPILLKQLPYCRSRIIAHTYCEFMAVVKLACMDIGATKSYSLSMASIIGSCDAILIAVSYAFILRSVFRLPSREASFKALGTCGSHVCVILVFYSTAGFSIFTHRFGKNVPAHVHIFIANMYLLVPPFLNPIVYGVRTKKIREHVIRTLMVKVA; from the coding sequence ATGCCTCCTTTCAACACCTCTCATCCTTCTCCTGTCACCTTCTTGCTGATGGGCATCCCAGGACTAGAGCACCTGCATGTCTGGATTGGGATTCCCTTCTGCTCCATGTACGTGGTGGCTGTGGTGGGGAATGTGAGCATCCTGGCCGTGGTGAAGGCAGAGCAGAGTCTCCATGAGCCTATGTTCTTCTTTTTGTGCATGCTCTCCGTCACTGACCTGGTCCTCTCCACATCTACACTGCCTCGGATGCTGTGTCTCTTCTGGCTTGGAGTCCATGACATTGCCTTTGATGTCTGTCTAGCCCAAATGTTCTTCATTCATAGTTTTACTGCTATGGAATCTGGCTTTTTTCTGGCCATGGCCTTTGACCGTTATGTGGCCATTTGTCATCCACTGCACCATACTACCATTCTCACCCATGCACGCATCACCATAATGAGTATTATTGTGGTGATTAGGGGTGTAgccttcttttctccacatcccatCCTGCTCAAACAACTTCCCTACTGCAGATCACGAATTATTGCCCACACCTATTGTGAGTTCATGGCCGTGGTGAAGCTGGCATGTATGGACATAGGGGCCACCAAGAGTTATAGCCTCAGTATGGCTTCTATCATTGGCTCATGTGATGCAATTCTCATTGCTGTATCCTATGCCTTCATCCTCCGCTCTGTATTCCGTCTGCCATCCCGAGAAGCTAGCTTTAAGGCTCTGGGCACATGTGGGTCACATGTCTGTGTTATTCTTGTCTTCTATTCCACAGCtggtttttccattttcactcacCGTTTTGGGAAAAATGTGCCTGCACATGTccatatttttattgcaaatatgTACCTTTTGGTGCCCCCTTTTCTCAACCCTATTGTATATGGAGTAAGGACCAAGAAAATACGGGAACATGTTATTAGGACATTAATGGTCAAAGTTGCTTGA